One window of Chryseobacterium indologenes genomic DNA carries:
- a CDS encoding DUF4153 domain-containing protein has protein sequence MKTKFQETLSRANEVIFRYPMVLAVALLAAIGAICIAETEFEEVTAYIKFTICSCLGISLMFALKMASQRVGKELLLQLCGVAFLIGFYFILPDKKNNFTEVYAYIIAVTALLSHLLVSFVPFLEKDKELRFWQYNKNLFINFFLTLVFTGVLTGGVELAILAIDKLFDFHFHHRIYTDTFFVLAIFGSSFIFLLFNDKGLNNLEKDGTYPVVLKFFTQFILIPLLLIYLAILYFYSFKILINWELPRGWVSYLVLAYSIVGILALLLVYPLKEENAKSWVKIFSKAFYYTIVPLIILLFTAIFTRILEYGYTEPRYFVFLLALWLLSIVVYFIFSRKATIKFIPVSLFLFGTFALIFPYFNAFSVAKRSQKAELMNILNQNQLISAGKINFNKKVTDTVRNEIADKFQFLAERKQGEFLSNLLNQKDQTELSDNIEKGTFYSINYTIQNKFSDVNITVKNKPYELNRIVLVPEKQIIDIHNYQYLLSFHRYSRDPQKLNEDQFELTDQLTDRSSLRLKLNSKEEVDFGPQIIQLFEKNKNKNGTVKVPDIAMESDLGKYHVKLIFSEITKEKYSDNEIASIYYENVYILIRLK, from the coding sequence ATGAAAACAAAATTCCAGGAAACATTAAGCCGGGCTAATGAAGTCATTTTCCGTTATCCGATGGTTCTGGCAGTGGCTTTGTTGGCCGCAATCGGTGCCATCTGCATTGCTGAAACAGAGTTTGAAGAAGTTACAGCGTATATTAAATTCACGATTTGTTCCTGCCTCGGAATTTCACTGATGTTTGCCCTGAAAATGGCATCACAGAGAGTAGGAAAAGAATTGCTATTACAATTATGTGGTGTTGCTTTTCTCATTGGGTTCTATTTCATCCTGCCTGATAAAAAGAATAATTTTACCGAGGTCTATGCTTATATCATTGCAGTTACGGCTCTTCTCTCCCACTTATTGGTTTCGTTTGTTCCGTTTCTTGAAAAAGACAAAGAACTCAGATTCTGGCAATACAACAAAAATCTTTTTATCAATTTCTTTCTTACTCTTGTATTTACAGGGGTTTTGACCGGCGGAGTTGAATTGGCCATTTTAGCTATTGATAAACTTTTTGATTTTCATTTTCATCACAGGATTTATACAGATACGTTTTTTGTTCTGGCTATTTTCGGAAGCAGTTTTATTTTCCTTTTATTTAATGACAAGGGGTTAAATAATCTTGAAAAAGATGGGACATATCCTGTTGTTTTAAAGTTTTTCACTCAGTTTATCTTAATCCCGCTGTTACTTATTTATCTAGCAATTCTTTATTTCTATTCTTTTAAGATCCTGATCAATTGGGAGCTTCCAAGAGGTTGGGTTTCTTATCTTGTTTTAGCTTACAGCATTGTTGGGATTCTGGCATTACTTCTGGTGTATCCGTTAAAAGAAGAAAATGCAAAATCTTGGGTCAAGATATTTTCAAAGGCATTTTATTACACCATTGTTCCTTTAATTATCCTGCTTTTCACGGCAATTTTCACTAGAATCCTGGAGTATGGCTATACGGAACCAAGGTATTTTGTTTTCCTTCTTGCTCTTTGGCTGCTCAGCATTGTTGTTTACTTCATTTTCAGCAGAAAGGCAACGATAAAGTTTATTCCTGTCAGTTTATTTTTATTTGGAACTTTTGCTTTAATCTTCCCTTACTTTAATGCTTTCAGTGTTGCCAAGAGAAGCCAGAAGGCAGAACTGATGAATATTTTAAATCAAAATCAATTAATCAGTGCCGGTAAAATTAATTTCAATAAAAAAGTGACAGATACAGTCCGTAATGAAATTGCCGATAAATTTCAATTTCTGGCGGAGAGAAAACAAGGTGAGTTTTTATCAAACCTACTAAATCAAAAAGATCAGACTGAATTATCTGACAACATTGAAAAGGGTACATTTTATAGCATTAATTATACTATTCAAAATAAATTTTCGGATGTAAATATCACCGTTAAAAATAAGCCTTATGAACTGAACAGAATTGTTCTTGTTCCTGAAAAACAAATTATAGACATCCACAACTATCAATATTTACTTTCTTTTCACCGTTACAGCAGAGACCCTCAGAAACTGAATGAAGATCAGTTTGAACTTACCGACCAGCTGACTGATAGATCCTCATTGAGACTGAAGTTAAATTCTAAAGAAGAAGTAGATTTCGGGCCGCAGATCATTCAGTTATTTGAAAAAAACAAAAATAAAAACGGCACCGTAAAAGTTCCTGATATAGCAATGGAATCTGATTTAGGAAAATACCATGTCAAGCTTATTTTCAGTGAAATTACAAAAGAAAAATATTCCGATAATGAAATTGCCAGCATTTATTATGAGAATGTATATATCCTGATAAGATTAAAATAA
- a CDS encoding heavy metal translocating P-type ATPase produces MEQQYKILGMTCSGCQKKISNQLNSVEGVQADVNLENNTATITSDHGVQLSVLNDALAEIGKYRLEDPNNPEKAFVKPQDRVSPSSVYYCPMECEGDKVYFKQGERCPVCKMYLVPIEEKLAKDPNHKPTFSATNLPENFKDSIGKHYCPMFCEGDKVYNEKGDCPVCHMHLEPITEELVQKGSSHQHHSHSHAHHHNHDHHSHTHEAPKVTDEMAGRYYCPMYCEGDKTYDSNVGCPVCGMDLVKYPEKKTAKYTCPMHPEIIRDEPGDCPICGMDLVRMPDSGEDEEDETYNILKKKFITSLAFTIPVFILSMGGMFINFPFSHQIQGFIELALTLPVMFYSGWFLLKRGWVSFKTWNLNMFSLIALGVAAAFIFSIVALVFPDIIPHEIRGHNHEIPLYFEAVCVILTLVILGQLMEAAAHKKTGNAIKELMNLSPDEANLMVNGEEKKVLLSQVKIGDLLKVKPGEKIPVDGKITEGNSIVDESMITGEPVPVEKNVDDKVSSGTINGNQVFIMKAEKVGDETLLSQIIKMVNEASRSKAPIQKLTDKVSKVFVPVVILIAVLTFILWQFFGPEGKRTLFAFVNAVAVLIVACPCALGLATPMSLMVGIGKGAKNGILIKNAEALEQMNKVNVLITDKTGTLTEGKPSVEYIETVTGDQHQILKLAFSLNQNSEHPLSNAVIKRAKEESITSEKVDQFENISGKGVKGNINGKTAYLGNESLLTSHQITIPESLKQKAVEVQSKAHTISYIAQDQQVLGFISFTDKIKESSKKAVKQLISEGIDVIMMTGDNEHTAKAVADELGIKHFKANCLPEDKLNEVKRLQQQGKIVAMTGDGINDSPALAQSDVGIAMGTGTDVAIESAEITLLKGDILGVAKAKLLSEKLLKNIKENLFFAFIYNVLGVPVAAGLLYPFFGILLSPMIAAAAMSFSSLSVILNSLRLNSVDLDIK; encoded by the coding sequence ATGGAACAACAGTATAAAATACTCGGAATGACCTGTTCCGGCTGCCAGAAAAAGATTTCAAATCAACTGAACAGTGTTGAGGGTGTTCAGGCCGATGTCAATCTGGAAAACAATACCGCAACAATTACTTCCGATCATGGAGTACAACTTTCAGTTTTAAATGATGCTTTGGCAGAAATAGGAAAATACAGACTTGAAGACCCGAATAACCCTGAGAAAGCCTTTGTAAAACCTCAGGACCGTGTATCTCCTTCTTCAGTATACTATTGTCCAATGGAATGTGAAGGGGATAAAGTATATTTCAAACAAGGTGAGAGATGCCCTGTCTGCAAAATGTATCTGGTACCTATTGAAGAAAAGTTAGCCAAAGACCCCAATCATAAGCCCACCTTTTCAGCCACCAACCTTCCCGAAAACTTTAAAGACAGTATTGGAAAACACTATTGTCCAATGTTTTGCGAAGGCGATAAAGTGTATAATGAAAAAGGAGATTGTCCTGTCTGTCATATGCATTTAGAGCCAATCACTGAAGAGCTTGTTCAAAAAGGAAGTTCACACCAGCATCATTCTCATTCCCACGCTCATCATCATAATCATGATCATCACAGCCATACCCACGAAGCTCCTAAAGTAACTGATGAAATGGCAGGCAGATATTACTGTCCGATGTATTGTGAAGGAGATAAAACCTATGATTCCAACGTAGGATGTCCTGTCTGCGGTATGGATCTGGTGAAGTATCCGGAAAAGAAAACCGCAAAATACACATGTCCTATGCATCCGGAAATCATCCGTGACGAACCTGGAGACTGCCCGATCTGTGGAATGGATCTCGTAAGAATGCCGGACAGCGGTGAGGATGAAGAGGATGAGACATACAATATATTAAAGAAGAAATTCATTACTTCACTAGCATTTACCATTCCCGTTTTCATTCTGTCAATGGGTGGCATGTTTATCAATTTTCCTTTTTCTCACCAGATTCAAGGGTTTATTGAACTTGCTTTAACTCTTCCGGTGATGTTTTATTCCGGATGGTTCCTGTTGAAAAGAGGATGGGTTTCTTTCAAAACCTGGAATCTCAACATGTTCAGCCTTATAGCACTGGGTGTGGCTGCCGCCTTTATTTTCAGTATTGTAGCTCTAGTATTTCCGGACATTATTCCGCATGAAATTCGTGGACACAATCATGAAATCCCGTTATATTTTGAAGCTGTCTGTGTGATTTTAACCCTTGTTATTTTAGGCCAGTTAATGGAAGCTGCGGCTCATAAAAAAACAGGTAATGCCATCAAGGAATTAATGAACCTTTCACCGGACGAAGCCAATCTTATGGTAAACGGTGAAGAAAAGAAAGTACTGCTTTCTCAGGTAAAAATTGGAGATTTATTAAAGGTAAAACCGGGAGAAAAAATTCCTGTAGACGGAAAGATTACCGAGGGGAATTCTATCGTAGACGAAAGTATGATCACAGGTGAACCTGTTCCTGTTGAAAAGAATGTAGATGATAAAGTGTCTTCGGGAACGATAAATGGTAATCAGGTATTTATAATGAAGGCTGAAAAAGTAGGTGACGAAACCTTGCTATCACAAATCATTAAGATGGTTAATGAAGCCAGCCGAAGCAAAGCGCCAATCCAGAAGCTTACTGACAAGGTTTCAAAAGTTTTTGTTCCTGTAGTTATTCTTATTGCTGTGCTTACTTTTATCCTGTGGCAGTTTTTCGGCCCGGAAGGAAAAAGAACTTTATTTGCTTTCGTGAATGCTGTTGCTGTTTTGATTGTTGCATGTCCATGTGCCCTGGGACTGGCAACTCCTATGTCCTTAATGGTAGGAATCGGGAAAGGTGCCAAAAACGGAATCCTGATCAAAAATGCTGAAGCTCTTGAACAAATGAATAAAGTAAATGTTCTGATCACGGATAAAACAGGAACTTTAACGGAAGGAAAACCTTCTGTAGAATATATTGAAACCGTAACCGGAGATCAGCATCAGATTTTAAAACTGGCCTTTTCTTTGAATCAAAACTCGGAACACCCACTTTCCAATGCTGTCATAAAAAGAGCAAAAGAAGAAAGTATAACTTCTGAAAAAGTAGATCAGTTTGAAAACATTTCAGGAAAAGGAGTAAAGGGAAATATCAATGGCAAAACAGCTTATTTAGGAAACGAAAGTCTGTTGACTTCACATCAGATCACCATTCCGGAAAGTTTAAAGCAAAAAGCTGTGGAAGTACAGTCAAAAGCACATACGATTTCTTATATAGCACAGGATCAGCAGGTGCTCGGCTTTATAAGTTTTACAGATAAGATAAAGGAAAGCTCTAAAAAAGCAGTTAAGCAGCTGATAAGTGAAGGAATTGATGTGATTATGATGACCGGAGATAATGAGCATACAGCCAAAGCCGTAGCTGATGAGTTAGGAATCAAACATTTCAAAGCCAACTGTCTTCCTGAAGATAAACTGAACGAGGTAAAAAGACTGCAGCAGCAAGGCAAGATCGTTGCTATGACCGGAGACGGAATCAATGACTCCCCTGCCCTTGCCCAATCTGATGTTGGAATTGCCATGGGAACAGGAACAGATGTTGCGATTGAAAGTGCTGAGATTACCTTATTAAAAGGAGATATTCTGGGAGTTGCAAAAGCGAAATTATTAAGTGAAAAGCTTCTCAAAAACATCAAAGAAAACCTGTTCTTCGCGTTCATCTATAATGTACTGGGAGTTCCCGTTGCGGCAGGATTATTGTATCCATTCTTTGGAATTCTGCTATCACCGATGATTGCAGCGGCAGCAATGAGCTTCAGTTCCCTGTCTGTGATTCTGAATTCATTGAGACTAAACTCCGTGGATCTGGATATAAAATAA
- a CDS encoding DUF72 domain-containing protein: MAKENLYIGCSGFYNNDWKGSLYPKDAPSKDFLSLYSKTFNSVEINSTFYRKPTSKTLLKWYDETPDDFKFFIKIPKTITHINRLENSKEEIAAFCDHIQSNLKDKLAGFLYQFPPSFKNTAENTERIINCIDHTFLNVIEFRDISWWQKDIFDLLQQHNIVFSGVSFPGNLPEDFIINHPEILYYRLHGKPVLYKSEYSESFLDKLAGKIRSSQQTAFIFFNNTWGTSAITNSLYLKSILE; the protein is encoded by the coding sequence ATGGCAAAAGAAAATCTTTACATAGGGTGTTCGGGATTTTATAATAACGACTGGAAAGGGTCTTTATATCCTAAAGATGCCCCAAGTAAAGATTTTCTTTCTTTATACTCAAAAACATTCAACTCGGTAGAAATTAATTCTACTTTTTATAGAAAACCGACTTCTAAGACATTGTTGAAATGGTATGATGAAACACCGGATGATTTTAAATTTTTCATTAAAATTCCAAAAACTATTACCCATATCAACCGTCTTGAAAATTCAAAAGAAGAAATTGCAGCATTCTGTGATCACATTCAAAGTAATCTGAAAGATAAACTTGCAGGATTTCTCTATCAGTTTCCTCCTTCTTTTAAAAATACAGCAGAAAATACAGAACGGATCATCAACTGTATCGACCATACATTTCTGAACGTTATTGAATTCCGAGACATCTCATGGTGGCAAAAAGACATATTTGATCTTTTACAACAACATAATATCGTCTTCTCTGGTGTCAGTTTTCCAGGCAATCTTCCCGAAGATTTTATTATTAATCATCCTGAGATCCTCTATTACAGACTTCACGGAAAACCCGTTCTTTATAAATCTGAATACAGTGAATCCTTTTTGGATAAACTTGCAGGGAAAATCAGAAGTTCTCAGCAAACCGCTTTTATATTTTTTAATAATACCTGGGGCACATCAGCTATTACAAATTCTTTGTATTTAAAAAGCATCTTAGAATAA
- a CDS encoding helix-turn-helix domain-containing protein yields MKIFIKNMVCNRCIAAVENIFNNTGVKTSAVILGEAETETEVSPEKLQAIEKELLATGFERIMDSAHQVVEKIKNLIIIKISDLDIAEDFLLSEFLSSKLHKDYSSLSKTFSQNENITLEQFFILQKIEKVKELLLYNEFNLTEIAGKLGYKSVQHLSSQFRNTTGFTPTEFKKLKEHNRKALDNL; encoded by the coding sequence ATGAAAATTTTCATAAAAAACATGGTCTGCAACAGGTGCATTGCGGCAGTAGAAAACATCTTTAATAATACAGGTGTAAAAACAAGTGCCGTCATATTAGGTGAAGCAGAAACTGAAACTGAAGTTTCTCCTGAGAAGCTGCAGGCCATCGAAAAAGAGCTGCTTGCTACAGGTTTTGAAAGAATCATGGATTCCGCACATCAGGTTGTTGAAAAAATCAAAAACCTGATCATTATAAAGATCAGCGACCTTGATATTGCTGAAGACTTTCTGCTTTCAGAATTTTTAAGTTCAAAACTTCATAAGGATTACAGTTCACTTTCAAAGACATTTTCACAAAACGAAAATATCACCTTAGAACAGTTCTTTATTCTTCAGAAAATTGAAAAAGTAAAAGAACTTCTTCTCTATAATGAATTCAATCTTACCGAAATTGCCGGAAAGCTTGGCTATAAAAGTGTTCAGCATCTTTCTTCCCAATTCAGAAATACAACCGGATTTACCCCTACTGAATTCAAAAAACTTAAAGAACACAACCGCAAAGCGCTTGATAATCTATAA
- a CDS encoding YggS family pyridoxal phosphate-dependent enzyme, which produces MSIKENYKSIKDQLPSNVQLVAVSKTHPASAVQEVYDLGQRVFGENKVQELMGKSPLLPQDIQWHLIGHLQTNKVKYIAPFIDTIQSVDSEKLLSEINKESGKNNRIIKVLLQVKIAAEESKFGLEIAEAKDLFQQYVEGQFSNVEITGLMGMATFTDDEQQVRNEFLILKGLFDELNQSKTLNTLSMGMSDDFPVAIECGANSVRVGSAIFGRRDYSK; this is translated from the coding sequence ATGAGTATTAAAGAAAATTATAAATCCATAAAAGACCAGCTGCCATCCAATGTTCAGCTGGTTGCTGTTTCGAAAACCCATCCCGCTTCTGCAGTACAGGAAGTATATGACTTGGGACAGAGAGTTTTTGGAGAAAACAAGGTTCAGGAACTGATGGGGAAATCCCCTCTCCTTCCTCAGGATATCCAATGGCACCTTATTGGCCACTTACAGACCAATAAAGTAAAATACATTGCTCCTTTTATAGATACGATACAGAGTGTGGATTCTGAAAAATTATTATCAGAAATCAACAAAGAATCAGGAAAGAACAACAGGATCATTAAAGTTCTGCTGCAGGTAAAAATTGCGGCTGAAGAAAGTAAATTCGGGCTGGAAATTGCTGAAGCGAAAGATCTGTTTCAGCAGTATGTTGAAGGTCAATTCTCTAATGTTGAAATTACCGGTTTAATGGGAATGGCAACATTCACGGATGATGAGCAGCAGGTCAGAAATGAATTTTTAATCCTGAAGGGGCTTTTCGATGAATTGAATCAATCAAAAACGTTAAATACATTATCAATGGGAATGAGTGACGATTTCCCGGTAGCTATTGAGTGTGGTGCTAACTCTGTGAGAGTTGGATCGGCAATTTTCGGAAGAAGAGACTATTCAAAATAG
- a CDS encoding polysaccharide deacetylase family protein, with amino-acid sequence MRKIFAGKSTNKTFLGMFALMSATSALLYSCNFKNEVNNDPVVNSQEHPSAEIVPKMDDESVDPDKRVIYLTFDDGPNQGTENLLKILDKRNVCATAFLVGKHAYGSKKQKDDLLLLKQNPLVELANHSFSHAHNKYTDFYKNAESVVHDFDIAKDSLKLSDKIARTPGRNIWRLNNINVTDIKSSTAAADGLKKAGYKVIGWDLEWRPSQKMTLKGSHEAMIKKVDSIFFNDLEKTSRHLVFLTHDQYLRDTDSINELDLFIEKLQKSNKFVFRKISQYPKINEVLN; translated from the coding sequence ATGAGAAAAATTTTTGCGGGAAAGTCAACAAATAAGACTTTTCTCGGGATGTTTGCATTGATGAGTGCAACTTCGGCTTTACTGTATAGCTGTAATTTTAAAAATGAAGTGAATAATGACCCCGTCGTCAATTCACAGGAACATCCTTCCGCAGAAATAGTCCCTAAAATGGATGATGAAAGCGTAGATCCTGATAAGAGAGTGATCTACCTTACCTTTGATGATGGTCCCAATCAGGGAACGGAAAATCTTTTAAAAATCCTGGATAAAAGAAATGTTTGCGCAACCGCATTTCTGGTAGGAAAACATGCCTATGGAAGCAAAAAACAAAAAGATGATTTATTGCTTCTGAAGCAAAATCCTCTTGTAGAACTGGCCAACCATAGTTTTAGCCATGCCCATAACAAATACACAGATTTTTATAAAAATGCTGAATCTGTAGTACACGATTTTGATATCGCCAAAGACAGCTTAAAGCTTTCTGACAAAATAGCAAGAACTCCGGGGAGGAACATCTGGAGACTTAACAATATTAATGTAACTGATATCAAAAGCTCTACTGCAGCCGCTGATGGTCTTAAAAAAGCAGGTTACAAAGTAATCGGCTGGGATCTTGAATGGAGACCTTCCCAGAAAATGACTTTAAAAGGAAGCCATGAAGCCATGATCAAGAAAGTGGACAGTATATTCTTTAATGATCTTGAGAAAACGTCAAGACATCTGGTTTTCCTTACTCATGATCAATATCTAAGAGATACAGATTCTATCAATGAGCTGGATCTGTTTATTGAAAAACTGCAGAAAAGCAACAAGTTTGTTTTCAGAAAGATTTCTCAATATCCTAAGATCAATGAAGTTTTGAATTAA
- a CDS encoding BlaI/MecI/CopY family transcriptional regulator: protein MKINHLTAAEENFMKLFWKMESFYLKDVMEQHPEPKPHQNTVSTYLKILVEKGYLSTVKEGRIFKYTVLVPLEGYKKFLLKELSYNFFNNSGKEILELLLSEKLISQEDMKGHFDLKIEIKPAKVEEPKFEIAEEILSPKKEKKTKGKEKEKEKDKKKKKKKD, encoded by the coding sequence ATGAAAATAAATCATCTTACTGCCGCAGAAGAAAACTTTATGAAGCTGTTTTGGAAAATGGAATCTTTCTATCTGAAGGACGTTATGGAGCAGCATCCGGAACCTAAACCACACCAGAATACGGTTTCCACTTATTTGAAAATATTGGTTGAGAAAGGCTATCTATCCACCGTAAAAGAAGGAAGAATTTTCAAATACACCGTACTTGTTCCTTTGGAAGGATATAAAAAATTCTTATTAAAAGAACTTTCGTATAACTTCTTTAATAACTCAGGGAAGGAAATTCTGGAACTTTTATTAAGCGAAAAATTAATTTCCCAGGAAGATATGAAAGGTCATTTTGATCTGAAAATCGAAATAAAACCAGCAAAAGTTGAAGAACCAAAGTTTGAAATTGCTGAAGAAATCTTAAGTCCTAAAAAAGAGAAGAAGACCAAAGGAAAAGAAAAAGAAAAAGAGAAGGACAAAAAGAAAAAGAAGAAAAAAGATTAA
- a CDS encoding acyl-CoA thioesterase encodes MNYHTRKWVKPEDLNPNHSLFGGRLLQWIDEEAALYAIIQLENTKVVTKFISEINFVSSAKQGDIIEIGIEATHFGSSSVTLRCDVRNKMTHQTIITVEKIVMVNLDAEGNPSPHGKTQIEFVKDRLNNSL; translated from the coding sequence ATGAACTACCATACAAGAAAATGGGTAAAGCCCGAAGACTTAAATCCTAATCACTCACTTTTCGGAGGAAGACTCCTTCAATGGATCGATGAAGAAGCGGCATTGTATGCTATTATCCAACTGGAAAATACAAAAGTGGTCACCAAATTTATTTCAGAAATTAATTTCGTAAGTTCCGCCAAGCAGGGTGACATTATAGAAATAGGGATTGAGGCAACTCATTTCGGATCTTCTTCTGTTACTTTAAGATGTGATGTAAGAAATAAAATGACCCATCAAACTATTATTACGGTAGAAAAAATCGTAATGGTAAACCTGGATGCAGAAGGCAACCCTTCTCCTCATGGCAAAACCCAGATTGAATTCGTAAAAGACAGGCTAAACAACAGTCTATGA
- a CDS encoding sigma-54-dependent transcriptional regulator, with the protein MQKILIVEDEKAISGVLHSILSDELTDYEFVIAEDGLEGYKQVEKEDFALVISDIKMPKLSGTELLKQSLALKPETTFIMISGHADIDSAVSCLKEGAYDFISKPIDINRLITSVKNALVKETLKKENKNLQTENKTLKRKVNKKYQMIGNSPALQKIQDMIEKVAASDARVLITGPNGAGKELVAHAIHNQSERARGPMIEVNCAAIPSELIESELFGHVKGSFTGAIKDKQGKFEQANGGTIFLDEIGDMSLIAQAKVLRALQESKVSPVGSDKEIKVDVRVIAATNKNMQKEIEEGKFREDLYHRLSVIEIYVPPLDDRKEDIKLLVEHFSGMIADEHGTAVKKFDDKAVDALKSLSWTGNIRELRNVVERLIILGGNTVSEGDVASFVRK; encoded by the coding sequence ATGCAAAAAATCCTTATAGTAGAAGACGAAAAAGCAATCTCGGGAGTACTTCACAGTATTCTTTCGGATGAACTAACCGATTATGAATTTGTTATCGCTGAAGACGGCCTTGAAGGTTACAAGCAGGTAGAAAAAGAAGATTTCGCACTGGTGATTTCTGACATTAAAATGCCTAAACTTTCAGGAACTGAACTTTTAAAGCAAAGTCTCGCCTTAAAACCAGAAACTACTTTTATCATGATCTCAGGCCACGCAGACATTGATTCTGCTGTTTCCTGCTTGAAAGAGGGTGCATACGATTTTATTTCCAAGCCAATTGATATCAACAGATTGATCACAAGTGTGAAAAATGCTTTGGTGAAGGAAACCCTGAAGAAAGAAAACAAAAATCTTCAGACTGAAAACAAGACCTTAAAGAGAAAAGTAAATAAAAAATACCAGATGATCGGTAATTCTCCTGCTCTTCAAAAGATTCAGGATATGATCGAAAAGGTAGCCGCTTCTGATGCCAGAGTTCTGATTACAGGACCTAATGGTGCCGGAAAAGAATTGGTAGCCCATGCCATTCACAACCAAAGTGAACGTGCAAGAGGTCCTATGATAGAGGTAAACTGTGCTGCAATTCCGTCTGAACTTATTGAATCTGAACTTTTCGGACATGTAAAAGGATCTTTTACAGGAGCTATTAAAGATAAACAGGGAAAATTTGAACAGGCTAACGGCGGTACCATCTTCCTTGATGAGATTGGTGATATGAGTCTTATTGCTCAGGCTAAGGTATTGAGAGCTCTTCAGGAAAGCAAAGTTTCTCCTGTAGGAAGTGATAAAGAAATAAAAGTTGACGTAAGAGTAATTGCGGCAACCAACAAGAATATGCAGAAAGAAATTGAGGAAGGAAAATTCAGAGAAGACCTTTACCACAGACTTTCTGTTATTGAAATCTACGTTCCACCATTGGACGATAGAAAAGAGGATATCAAATTGCTTGTTGAACATTTCTCAGGTATGATTGCTGATGAGCATGGTACTGCTGTGAAAAAGTTTGATGATAAAGCTGTTGATGCTTTAAAATCTCTTTCATGGACTGGAAATATCAGAGAGCTAAGGAATGTTGTGGAAAGATTGATTATTCTTGGTGGAAACACTGTTTCCGAAGGTGACGTTGCAAGTTTTGTAAGGAAATAA
- a CDS encoding RNA recognition motif domain-containing protein produces MNIFVSNINYATKEYELHDLFAEFGDVSSAKIVTDRETGRSRGFGFVEMGDEEGQQAIEALNQKEFNGKALNVSEAKPREEKPRRSFDNNRGGGYGGGNNNRGGGYGGGNNNRGGGGGNRW; encoded by the coding sequence ATGAACATTTTTGTTTCAAACATCAATTACGCAACTAAAGAGTATGAGTTGCACGATCTATTCGCAGAATTTGGTGATGTATCATCAGCTAAAATCGTTACAGACAGAGAAACTGGTCGTTCTAGAGGTTTCGGTTTCGTAGAGATGGGTGATGAAGAAGGACAGCAGGCTATTGAAGCTCTTAATCAAAAAGAATTCAACGGAAAAGCTCTAAACGTATCTGAGGCTAAGCCTAGAGAAGAAAAACCAAGAAGAAGCTTCGACAACAACCGTGGCGGAGGTTATGGTGGTGGTAACAACAACCGTGGCGGAGGCTATGGTGGTGGTAACAACAACCGTGGCGGAGGCGGCGGAAATCGTTGGTAA
- a CDS encoding DUF6157 family protein, producing the protein MKQHTTNYTNTLIEAAEDCPVSQAQIPAEKKEKTIARLQYEILIKNPYQYSSDDIIFECYAIKNDISEHEKQKEREKFFSKGQPCLRCSPLAKKYGFGFHHNPEGKVAMIPVESKEYQTLLNDSSVTKTKAMRSKRK; encoded by the coding sequence ATGAAACAGCATACTACTAATTACACCAACACTCTTATTGAAGCAGCCGAAGATTGCCCTGTTTCCCAGGCTCAGATTCCTGCTGAGAAAAAAGAAAAAACAATTGCCCGTCTTCAATACGAAATACTGATAAAAAATCCTTATCAATATTCATCAGATGATATTATTTTTGAGTGTTATGCCATTAAAAATGATATTTCAGAACACGAAAAACAGAAAGAAAGAGAAAAATTCTTTTCCAAAGGCCAGCCATGTCTCCGCTGCTCTCCCCTGGCGAAGAAATATGGATTTGGGTTTCATCATAACCCAGAAGGAAAAGTAGCTATGATTCCTGTAGAAAGCAAAGAATATCAAACGTTATTGAATGACTCTTCTGTTACAAAAACAAAAGCGATGCGCTCCAAAAGAAAATGA